A section of the Desulfuromonas acetoxidans DSM 684 genome encodes:
- the grpE gene encoding nucleotide exchange factor GrpE, which produces MSKKKNPEVEEQQTAQEPEIVEATPKDAPAPSEEADALDALKAELEQSRNEVEQQKEQYLRTRAEMENFRRRMQREKEELSKFANESILREILPVIDNLERAVCHARENEADASSLLDGVEMTLSQFQKVLEKFNVIPVDAQGKPFDPSCHEAMGQQENADCEPNTVVQVLQSGYMLNDRLLRPALVMVSKAAASQEAEADK; this is translated from the coding sequence GTGTCAAAAAAGAAAAACCCGGAAGTTGAAGAGCAACAAACGGCTCAAGAACCTGAAATCGTTGAAGCGACACCGAAGGACGCCCCCGCTCCGAGTGAAGAGGCTGATGCACTCGATGCGTTGAAGGCTGAATTGGAACAGAGTCGCAACGAGGTGGAGCAGCAGAAGGAACAATATCTGCGCACCCGCGCGGAGATGGAGAATTTTCGCCGTCGCATGCAGCGGGAAAAGGAGGAGTTGAGCAAGTTTGCCAACGAGTCCATTCTGCGTGAAATTCTGCCGGTCATTGACAACCTGGAGCGGGCTGTGTGCCACGCCCGGGAGAATGAAGCCGATGCTTCCAGCTTGCTCGATGGTGTGGAGATGACTTTGAGTCAGTTCCAGAAGGTGCTGGAGAAATTTAATGTCATCCCGGTGGATGCCCAAGGTAAGCCGTTTGATCCGTCATGTCACGAAGCCATGGGCCAGCAGGAAAATGCGGATTGTGAACCCAACACGGTTGTTCAGGTACTTCAGTCCGGCTACATGCTCAACGATCGTTTGTTGCGCCCGGCCCTGGTCATGGTTTCCAAGGCAGCGGCGAGCCAGGAAGCCGAAGCAGATAAATAA
- a CDS encoding penicillin-binding protein activator, which translates to MIKRFSRSLLMLMVAVCCVATAAQAVQLAAGDNASLSIDPAFRMYQRGENNQALSFLRSYLLDHADSPHLDSAYLLMARILLDEQKAADALFYLQRIELQKQTSEVTLLRVAALQQLGQLNDAEPLFGELSEENFFGDDLALYYRCRADYLQNRGQALQSLMVLSLAFQYTDNRFHQGFYDQVQQVLSGLDRDLVTEAAFMFADTPLKDVVILYQARQALDAGDVEHARHLVQPLVRQADIIDVQIAAANMLDQIDGSPWYQRAIGVVLPLSGRYAPFGELVKQGIELAVKSSAAPIQVFYQDSGADPQSAADAVRRLVRAQRVMAVIGPLTGDAAMLAVQEAEKAQVPIITLSYRDGLPQMGRYVFRNSLTPQQQVEALAEYAIEELGLNTYAILSPSNKMGQQYAQLFRQAIEMRGGDIEHQRSYGESATDFRRQLLLLKGEDPDAPQDAEPKVVDEEGDELVVEEEEEIAGLPNVDFEGLFIPDYADSVALIAPQIAYYGIENVQLLGINGWNSPQLIDQAGRYVRGSIICDGFFAQSPDAPVKQFVERYERMYGETPSILEAQGYDSVRLLLGILTDPAITTPQQLQQYLYQMEAFNGVTGLQGFDRQGEAQRALFMLKFGRKQLWQLRGLPEPMPSVEMIPIFE; encoded by the coding sequence ATGATAAAACGGTTTAGTCGTTCGTTGCTGATGCTGATGGTCGCGGTCTGTTGCGTGGCGACGGCGGCGCAGGCCGTCCAATTGGCCGCCGGTGACAACGCAAGCCTCTCCATTGATCCCGCCTTTCGTATGTATCAGCGTGGCGAGAACAATCAGGCTCTCTCTTTTTTGCGCAGCTATCTGCTGGATCATGCGGACAGTCCCCATCTGGACAGTGCCTATCTTCTGATGGCCCGTATTCTCCTTGATGAGCAGAAAGCTGCGGATGCATTGTTTTATCTGCAACGCATTGAACTGCAGAAACAGACCAGCGAAGTTACCCTGTTACGGGTTGCGGCTCTCCAGCAGCTTGGTCAGCTGAATGATGCTGAGCCGCTGTTTGGTGAGCTTTCAGAGGAAAACTTTTTTGGCGATGACCTGGCGTTGTATTATCGCTGTCGAGCTGATTATTTGCAAAACCGTGGTCAAGCGCTCCAATCTTTAATGGTTTTGAGCCTGGCATTTCAATATACCGACAACCGTTTTCATCAGGGGTTTTATGACCAGGTTCAGCAGGTTCTCAGTGGCTTGGACCGTGACCTGGTGACCGAAGCGGCTTTTATGTTTGCCGATACGCCGCTCAAGGATGTGGTGATTCTTTATCAGGCCCGGCAGGCGTTGGATGCCGGTGACGTGGAGCATGCTCGCCATCTGGTTCAGCCCCTTGTCCGTCAGGCCGATATTATTGATGTGCAGATTGCCGCCGCCAATATGCTGGACCAGATTGACGGCAGCCCCTGGTATCAGCGGGCCATTGGTGTGGTGCTGCCGTTGTCAGGGCGCTACGCACCTTTCGGCGAACTGGTGAAACAGGGCATTGAACTGGCGGTGAAGAGCAGCGCCGCACCGATTCAGGTGTTTTATCAGGACAGTGGTGCCGATCCGCAGTCTGCGGCTGATGCGGTTCGTCGCCTGGTGCGTGCCCAGCGGGTGATGGCTGTGATCGGCCCGCTTACCGGTGATGCGGCCATGCTGGCGGTTCAAGAAGCGGAAAAAGCCCAGGTGCCGATCATTACCCTCTCCTATCGCGACGGTTTACCGCAGATGGGACGCTACGTTTTCCGTAACTCTCTGACACCGCAACAGCAGGTTGAAGCTCTGGCCGAGTATGCTATAGAGGAGTTGGGTCTTAATACGTATGCGATCCTCTCCCCCAGCAACAAGATGGGGCAACAGTACGCGCAACTGTTTCGGCAAGCGATTGAGATGCGCGGTGGCGATATTGAGCACCAGCGCTCCTATGGTGAATCGGCCACGGACTTTCGACGTCAGTTGTTGTTGCTCAAAGGTGAAGATCCCGACGCTCCCCAAGATGCTGAACCGAAAGTCGTTGACGAAGAGGGGGACGAGTTGGTTGTCGAGGAAGAGGAGGAGATTGCCGGCTTGCCCAACGTCGATTTTGAGGGGTTGTTTATTCCCGACTATGCCGACAGCGTGGCTCTGATTGCGCCGCAAATTGCCTATTATGGTATTGAGAATGTCCAATTGCTCGGCATCAATGGCTGGAATTCACCGCAATTGATTGATCAGGCGGGCCGTTATGTTCGCGGCAGTATTATCTGTGATGGTTTTTTTGCCCAGAGTCCTGATGCGCCGGTGAAACAATTTGTAGAGCGCTATGAGCGGATGTATGGCGAAACACCGTCAATTCTCGAAGCACAGGGATACGACAGTGTGCGCTTGCTGCTCGGGATTCTTACGGACCCGGCCATCACGACACCGCAACAGCTCCAGCAATATTTGTATCAGATGGAGGCGTTTAACGGGGTGACCGGCCTGCAGGGTTTTGATCGCCAGGGGGAAGCACAGCGCGCTTTATTTATGCTCAAGTTTGGGCGCAAGCAACTGTGGCAGTTGCGTGGTCTGCCCGAACCAATGCCGTCCGTCGAGATGATACCGATTTTTGAATAG
- the dnaJ gene encoding molecular chaperone DnaJ → MSKRDYYEVLGVNRNASEAEIKKAYRRLAVKFHPDKNPGDQEAEDKFKELSEAYAVLVDNQKRATYDQFGHAGMEGGGGYSSGGFSGSPFEDIFGDIFGDIFSGGSSSRRSRGQRGDDLRYNLEVSFEEAAFGTEKSVKIPRHHSCEACGGSGAKAGTSPSTCPTCNGMGQVRYQQGFFQMTRPCPDCGGSGTQINDPCPECRGTGRVKAKRSLSLKIPAGVETGTRLKLTGEGESGINGGPAGDLYVVISVAEHPIFKREGRDVICETPISFVQAALGCELDVPTLDGKVKLKVPAGTQSGKVLKLTGKGIPDIRGYRRGDQLVVLRVETPTQLTSRQKELLEEFAREGGEEVNPLGKGFFEKVKEMFD, encoded by the coding sequence TTGTCAAAGCGGGATTACTACGAGGTCCTGGGCGTTAACCGGAACGCCAGTGAAGCTGAAATTAAAAAGGCCTACCGCCGTTTGGCGGTCAAGTTTCATCCGGATAAAAATCCCGGTGATCAAGAGGCTGAAGATAAATTCAAAGAGCTTTCCGAGGCGTATGCGGTGCTGGTGGACAACCAGAAACGGGCCACCTACGATCAATTCGGTCATGCCGGTATGGAGGGCGGCGGTGGATACTCCTCCGGCGGTTTCAGCGGCAGTCCGTTTGAAGATATTTTCGGCGATATTTTCGGCGATATCTTCAGTGGTGGCAGCAGTTCACGGCGTAGTCGCGGACAACGTGGCGACGATCTGCGTTATAACCTTGAAGTGAGCTTTGAAGAGGCGGCCTTCGGCACGGAAAAATCGGTAAAAATTCCCCGCCATCACAGCTGTGAAGCCTGTGGCGGCAGCGGTGCCAAAGCTGGTACCAGTCCGTCCACCTGTCCAACCTGTAACGGGATGGGACAGGTACGCTATCAGCAGGGCTTCTTCCAGATGACCCGTCCCTGTCCCGATTGTGGCGGCAGCGGTACTCAGATTAACGATCCGTGTCCCGAGTGTCGCGGTACCGGCCGGGTCAAAGCCAAGCGCAGCCTGTCGCTGAAAATTCCCGCCGGTGTGGAAACCGGCACCCGTCTCAAGCTGACCGGTGAAGGGGAGAGTGGTATCAATGGCGGCCCTGCTGGCGATCTTTATGTGGTGATTTCTGTTGCCGAGCATCCGATTTTCAAGCGTGAAGGGCGCGATGTTATTTGCGAAACGCCTATTTCATTTGTTCAAGCCGCTCTTGGCTGTGAACTCGATGTGCCCACTCTGGATGGCAAGGTGAAGCTGAAGGTTCCTGCAGGAACTCAGTCCGGCAAAGTCCTTAAGCTGACCGGCAAGGGGATTCCCGATATCCGTGGCTACCGGCGCGGCGACCAGCTGGTGGTACTCCGTGTCGAGACACCAACACAGTTGACTTCACGGCAGAAGGAATTGCTTGAGGAGTTTGCCCGTGAAGGTGGCGAAGAGGTCAATCCGTTGGGTAAGGGCTTTTTTGAAAAAGTTAAAGAGATGTTTGATTAG
- the dnaK gene encoding molecular chaperone DnaK translates to MGKVIGIDLGTTNSCVSVMEGGEPTVIANAEGARTTPSMVAFAENGERLVGQQAKRQAVTNPENTLFAIKRLIGRKFDSEAVQKDIEISPFKIIKADNGDAWVEARDKKYSAPEISAMILQKMKQSAADYLGEEVTEAVITVPAYFNDSQRQATKDAGKIAGLEVLRIINEPTAAALAYGLDKEGDEKIAVFDLGGGTFDVSILELGDGVFEVKSTNGDTFLGGEDFDQRIIDYLADEFIKEQGIDLRGDKMALQRLKEAAEKAKCELSSSMETDINLPFITADQSGPKHMNVKLSRSKLESICGDLLDNLEAPCRTALKDAGLSASEIGEVILVGGMTRMPAVQEKVKGIFGKAPNKGVNPDEVVSIGAAIQGGVLKGDVKDVLLLDVTPLSLGIETLGGVMTKLIEKNTTIPCKKSQIFSTAADNQPAVSVHVLQGEREMANDNKTIGRFELADIPPAPRGVPQIEVTFDLDANGIISVSAKDMGTGKEQSIKITASSGLSDEEIEKMVKDAEMHSSEDKKKRELIEARNQADSLVYSTEKSLKDHGDKVDEETKGNIEKALEDLKKAMEGDDAEAINKAVEALAQASHKLAEAMYADAQQEAGAEGGAEEAAAGGDEDVVDAEFEEVDDDKKK, encoded by the coding sequence ATGGGTAAAGTAATTGGTATTGACCTGGGGACCACAAACTCCTGTGTGTCCGTTATGGAAGGTGGCGAGCCCACTGTTATTGCAAACGCTGAAGGTGCCCGCACGACACCGTCGATGGTTGCTTTTGCCGAAAACGGTGAGCGTCTGGTTGGTCAGCAGGCCAAACGTCAGGCGGTAACCAACCCGGAAAACACCCTGTTTGCCATCAAGCGTCTGATCGGGCGTAAATTTGATTCAGAAGCGGTTCAGAAGGATATCGAAATCAGTCCGTTTAAGATCATCAAGGCGGACAACGGCGATGCCTGGGTTGAAGCGCGTGATAAGAAATACAGCGCCCCGGAGATCTCCGCCATGATTCTGCAGAAGATGAAGCAGTCCGCAGCGGATTATCTCGGCGAAGAGGTCACCGAAGCGGTTATCACGGTTCCGGCTTACTTCAACGATTCGCAGCGCCAGGCTACCAAGGATGCCGGTAAGATCGCCGGTCTGGAAGTGTTGCGTATCATCAACGAGCCGACTGCAGCAGCTCTGGCCTACGGCCTTGATAAAGAGGGTGATGAGAAGATCGCGGTCTTTGACCTCGGCGGCGGCACCTTTGACGTGTCGATTCTTGAACTTGGTGACGGTGTTTTCGAAGTTAAATCCACCAATGGTGATACCTTCCTCGGTGGTGAGGATTTTGACCAGCGGATTATCGATTATTTGGCCGACGAGTTTATCAAGGAGCAGGGCATTGACTTGCGTGGTGATAAGATGGCTCTGCAGCGTCTCAAGGAAGCCGCTGAAAAAGCCAAGTGTGAGTTGTCCTCCTCCATGGAGACTGACATCAACCTGCCGTTCATCACTGCAGATCAAAGCGGTCCCAAGCACATGAACGTTAAACTGAGCCGTTCCAAGCTGGAAAGCATCTGTGGTGATCTGCTCGACAACCTCGAAGCGCCCTGCCGCACCGCGTTGAAAGACGCCGGTTTGTCCGCCTCGGAGATTGGTGAAGTTATTCTCGTCGGTGGTATGACCCGGATGCCGGCGGTCCAGGAAAAAGTGAAAGGGATTTTTGGTAAAGCTCCGAACAAAGGGGTAAACCCGGACGAAGTGGTCTCCATCGGCGCTGCGATTCAAGGCGGTGTTCTCAAAGGGGATGTCAAAGACGTTCTGCTGCTCGATGTTACTCCGCTGTCGCTGGGTATTGAGACCCTTGGCGGTGTCATGACCAAGTTGATTGAGAAGAACACCACCATCCCGTGCAAGAAAAGTCAGATCTTCTCCACGGCTGCCGACAACCAACCGGCAGTATCGGTCCACGTTCTGCAAGGTGAGCGGGAGATGGCTAACGACAACAAGACCATCGGTCGTTTTGAGTTGGCTGATATTCCGCCGGCACCGCGTGGTGTGCCTCAGATTGAGGTTACTTTTGACCTGGATGCCAACGGCATTATCAGTGTTTCGGCCAAGGATATGGGCACCGGTAAGGAACAGTCCATCAAGATCACGGCCTCTTCCGGTCTCAGTGATGAAGAGATCGAAAAGATGGTCAAGGATGCCGAAATGCATTCTTCTGAAGACAAGAAGAAGCGTGAGTTGATTGAGGCGCGTAATCAGGCCGACAGCCTGGTCTACAGCACCGAAAAATCTCTCAAAGACCATGGTGATAAGGTGGATGAGGAAACCAAGGGCAATATTGAAAAAGCCTTGGAAGACCTGAAAAAAGCTATGGAAGGTGATGACGCCGAGGCGATTAACAAGGCGGTTGAAGCGCTGGCGCAAGCGTCTCATAAACTGGCCGAAGCCATGTATGCCGATGCTCAGCAGGAAGCTGGCGCTGAAGGTGGTGCAGAAGAAGCGGCTGCCGGTGGCGACGAAGACGTGGTTGACGCCGAGTTTGAAGAAGTTGACGACGACAAGAAAAAATAG